From a region of the Oxyura jamaicensis isolate SHBP4307 breed ruddy duck chromosome 27 unlocalized genomic scaffold, BPBGC_Ojam_1.0 oxy27_random_OJ101771, whole genome shotgun sequence genome:
- the LOC118158412 gene encoding homeobox protein Hox-B6-like isoform X2, with translation MSSYFVNSTFPVSLAAGQEPFLGQIPLYPSGYADPLRHYPTTYGATGVQEKGYASSPYYQQSNGAYSRSSACDYGAGSFFREKDPACAPSNLDEVPFAPEPRKSDCAQSKTVFGESEEQKCSAPVYPWMQRMNSCNSSSFGPSGRRGRQTYTRYQTLELEKEFHFNRYLTRRRRIEIAHSLCLTERQIKIWFQNRRMKWKKENKLLNSSQLSAEEEEEKTAE, from the exons ATGAGTTCTTATTTTGTCAACTCGACCTTCCCGGTGAGTCTGGCGGCGGGGCAGGAGCCCTTCCTGGGACAGATCCCGTTATATCCCTCGGGCTATGCGGATCCTTTGAGGCACTACCCCACCACCTATGGAGCCACGGGAGTCCAGGAGAAGGGCTATGCCTCCTCTCCCTACTACCAGCAAAGCAACGGAGCCTACAGCCGCAGCTCCGCCTGTGACTATGGGGCTGGCAGTTTTTTCAGGGAGAAGGACCCTGCGTGCgccccttccaacctggacGAGGTGCCCTTCGCCCCCGAGCCGCGCAAGTCGGACTGCGCGCAGAGCAAAACTGTGTTCGGAGAGAGCGAGGAGCAAAAGTGTTCCGCCCCGGTTTACCCCTGGATGCAGCGGATGAACTCTTGCAATA GTTCCTCCTTCGGGCCCAGCGGCCGCAGAGGCCGCCAGACTTACACCCGCTACCAGAcgctggagctggagaaggaattTCACTTCAACCGCTACCTGACCCGGCGCCGGCGGATCGAGATCGCCcactccctctgcctgacggaGCGGCAGATCAAAATCTGGTTCCAGAACCGCCggatgaagtggaaaaaagagaacaaactgCTCAACTCCTCGCAGCTGAgcgcggaggaggaggaggagaaaacgGCGGAGtga
- the LOC118158412 gene encoding homeobox protein Hox-B6-like isoform X1 produces MSSYFVNSTFPVSLAAGQEPFLGQIPLYPSGYADPLRHYPTTYGATGVQEKGYASSPYYQQSNGAYSRSSACDYGAGSFFREKDPACAPSNLDEVPFAPEPRKSDCAQSKTVFGESEEQKCSAPVYPWMQRMNSCNSVTGSSFGPSGRRGRQTYTRYQTLELEKEFHFNRYLTRRRRIEIAHSLCLTERQIKIWFQNRRMKWKKENKLLNSSQLSAEEEEEKTAE; encoded by the exons ATGAGTTCTTATTTTGTCAACTCGACCTTCCCGGTGAGTCTGGCGGCGGGGCAGGAGCCCTTCCTGGGACAGATCCCGTTATATCCCTCGGGCTATGCGGATCCTTTGAGGCACTACCCCACCACCTATGGAGCCACGGGAGTCCAGGAGAAGGGCTATGCCTCCTCTCCCTACTACCAGCAAAGCAACGGAGCCTACAGCCGCAGCTCCGCCTGTGACTATGGGGCTGGCAGTTTTTTCAGGGAGAAGGACCCTGCGTGCgccccttccaacctggacGAGGTGCCCTTCGCCCCCGAGCCGCGCAAGTCGGACTGCGCGCAGAGCAAAACTGTGTTCGGAGAGAGCGAGGAGCAAAAGTGTTCCGCCCCGGTTTACCCCTGGATGCAGCGGATGAACTCTTGCAATA GTGTCACAGGTTCCTCCTTCGGGCCCAGCGGCCGCAGAGGCCGCCAGACTTACACCCGCTACCAGAcgctggagctggagaaggaattTCACTTCAACCGCTACCTGACCCGGCGCCGGCGGATCGAGATCGCCcactccctctgcctgacggaGCGGCAGATCAAAATCTGGTTCCAGAACCGCCggatgaagtggaaaaaagagaacaaactgCTCAACTCCTCGCAGCTGAgcgcggaggaggaggaggagaaaacgGCGGAGtga